One region of Rana temporaria chromosome 11, aRanTem1.1, whole genome shotgun sequence genomic DNA includes:
- the STX5 gene encoding syntaxin-5 isoform X2 produces the protein MNTRKRHGSRNTDNGVYVGPPQTQVLPSTTTQVFSPPVLPPPTDVMSCRDRTAEFISACKSLRGRQNGVQLSNPSLNAVKQRSEFTLMAKRIGRDLSNTFSKLEKLTILAKRKSLFDDKAVEIEELTYIIKQDIGSLNQQIAQLQSFVRARGNQNGRHVQTHSNTVVVSLQSKLASMSNDFKSVLEVRTENLKHQRSRREQFSQNQVSSLHHNSMGPSVLLQDDSRRHGDVSIDMDSKVSQQLQLIDEQDSYIQSRADTMQNIESTIVELGSIFQQLAHMVKEQEETIQRIDGNIEDTQLNVEAAHSEILKYFQSVTSNRWLMIKIFLILIVFFIIFVVFLA, from the exons ATGAACACTCGTAAACGCCACGGCTCCCGCAACACTGATAACGGAGTTTACGTGGGACCCCCTCAGACTCAAGTCCTGCCCTCCACTACGACTCAAGTTTTCTCTCCACCTGTACTTCCTCCTCCAACTGACGTGATGTCCTGCCGGGACCGCACTGCCGAGTTCATATCTGCTTGCAAGTCCCTGCGTGGACGCCAG AATGGTGTTCAGCTGTCCAACCCTTCTCTCAATGCTGTGAAACAAAGAAGTGAATTTACTCTAATGGCCAA ACGAATTGGAAGGGATCTTAGCAACACCTTCAGTAAGCTGGAAAAACTGACAATAT tgGCTAAAAGGAAATCTCTGTTTGATGACAAAGCAGTGGAAATTGAGGAATTGACATACATTATTAAACAA GACATTGGAAGCCTGAATCAACAGATTGCTCAGTTACAGTCCTTTGTAAGAGCACGAGGCAATCAGAATGGGCGTCATGTTCAAACTCACTCAAATACGGTGGTGGTTTCTCTTCAG TCAAAGCTGGCGTCAATGTCTAATGACTTCAAGTCTGTACTAGAAGTAAGGACAGAG aaTCTTAAGCATCAGCGAAGTCGCAGGGAGCAGTTTTCTCAAAATCAGGTCTCTTCTCTACATCACAACAGCATGG gtccctctgtcctcctacaAGATGACTCTCGCAGACATGGGGATGTGTCCATAGATATGGATTCAAAAGTCAGTCAACAATTGCAGCTAATAGATGAGCAG GATTCTTATATTCAGAGTCGAGCAGACACTATGCAGAATATAGAGTCCACCATAGTCGAACTAGGTTCCATTTTCCAACAGCTGGCTCACATGGTAAAGGAGCAGGAAGAAACTATACAAAG AATTGATGGGAATATAGAGGATACACAGCTGAATGTGGAAGCAGCCCACTCTGAAATCCTGAAATATTTTCAGTCCGTCACATCAAACCGCTGGCTCATGATCAAGATTTTTCTTATACTTATCGTTTTCTTCATCATATTTGTAGTCTTCCTGGCTTGA
- the STX5 gene encoding syntaxin-5 isoform X1, translated as MEDLAGYLWRGARTSYGHAGPGLMNTRKRHGSRNTDNGVYVGPPQTQVLPSTTTQVFSPPVLPPPTDVMSCRDRTAEFISACKSLRGRQNGVQLSNPSLNAVKQRSEFTLMAKRIGRDLSNTFSKLEKLTILAKRKSLFDDKAVEIEELTYIIKQDIGSLNQQIAQLQSFVRARGNQNGRHVQTHSNTVVVSLQSKLASMSNDFKSVLEVRTENLKHQRSRREQFSQNQVSSLHHNSMGPSVLLQDDSRRHGDVSIDMDSKVSQQLQLIDEQDSYIQSRADTMQNIESTIVELGSIFQQLAHMVKEQEETIQRIDGNIEDTQLNVEAAHSEILKYFQSVTSNRWLMIKIFLILIVFFIIFVVFLA; from the exons ATGGAAGACTTGGCTGGATATTTGTGGCGAGGAGCGCGTACTTCGTATGGACATG CTGGCCCCGGACTCATGAACACTCGTAAACGCCACGGCTCCCGCAACACTGATAACGGAGTTTACGTGGGACCCCCTCAGACTCAAGTCCTGCCCTCCACTACGACTCAAGTTTTCTCTCCACCTGTACTTCCTCCTCCAACTGACGTGATGTCCTGCCGGGACCGCACTGCCGAGTTCATATCTGCTTGCAAGTCCCTGCGTGGACGCCAG AATGGTGTTCAGCTGTCCAACCCTTCTCTCAATGCTGTGAAACAAAGAAGTGAATTTACTCTAATGGCCAA ACGAATTGGAAGGGATCTTAGCAACACCTTCAGTAAGCTGGAAAAACTGACAATAT tgGCTAAAAGGAAATCTCTGTTTGATGACAAAGCAGTGGAAATTGAGGAATTGACATACATTATTAAACAA GACATTGGAAGCCTGAATCAACAGATTGCTCAGTTACAGTCCTTTGTAAGAGCACGAGGCAATCAGAATGGGCGTCATGTTCAAACTCACTCAAATACGGTGGTGGTTTCTCTTCAG TCAAAGCTGGCGTCAATGTCTAATGACTTCAAGTCTGTACTAGAAGTAAGGACAGAG aaTCTTAAGCATCAGCGAAGTCGCAGGGAGCAGTTTTCTCAAAATCAGGTCTCTTCTCTACATCACAACAGCATGG gtccctctgtcctcctacaAGATGACTCTCGCAGACATGGGGATGTGTCCATAGATATGGATTCAAAAGTCAGTCAACAATTGCAGCTAATAGATGAGCAG GATTCTTATATTCAGAGTCGAGCAGACACTATGCAGAATATAGAGTCCACCATAGTCGAACTAGGTTCCATTTTCCAACAGCTGGCTCACATGGTAAAGGAGCAGGAAGAAACTATACAAAG AATTGATGGGAATATAGAGGATACACAGCTGAATGTGGAAGCAGCCCACTCTGAAATCCTGAAATATTTTCAGTCCGTCACATCAAACCGCTGGCTCATGATCAAGATTTTTCTTATACTTATCGTTTTCTTCATCATATTTGTAGTCTTCCTGGCTTGA